A genomic window from Glycine max cultivar Williams 82 chromosome 17, Glycine_max_v4.0, whole genome shotgun sequence includes:
- the LOC100499805 gene encoding uncharacterized protein At2g23090: protein MGGGNAQKSKMAREKNLEKQRAAAKGSQLDSNKKAMSIQCKVCMQTFICTTSEVKCKEHAEAKHPKSDLHVCFPHLKK from the exons ATGGGAGGAGGCAATGCCCAGAAGTCAAAGATGGCTCGCGAGAAGAACCTCGAGAAGCAGAGGGCTGCCGCTAAGg GAAGCCAGTTGGATTCAAACAAGAAAGCCATGTCTATTCAG TGCAAGGTGTGCATGCAAACATTTATATGCACCACATCAGAAGTGAAGTGCAAGGAGCATGCTGAAGCCAAACACCCCAAATCTGATCTCCATGTTTGTTTTCCTCATCTTAAAAAGTGA